The window AAAACGGCCGCCGTCTGCACCACCTCTCTGGCAGCCGGCGATAGACCATCCAGACGAGCAATGAGCACGGCCCGCACATCCGCCGGGAGTCGCCCATTGGTTTCGGTGGGGATGAGGCCGGTCTCATCCTGGCTCAACAGCCCCTGTTCAACCAGGTAGTGCAATAATTGCTCCACAAAAAAAGGATTGCCCCCGGTCCGGCTGGCCAGCAGCTCCACCAAAAGCGATCCCACCTGCGCGGATAACTGCGCCTCGGCCAGAGCCTGAATCTCAACCGTGGCCAGCGATTCCAGGCGTAGGACATGGCAAGGCGTAGCGGGATCAAGCAAGTCCGGTGGGAGGGGGACGCGGCTGGCCAGCAAAACAGCCAGGGGAGATGTAGCCACATTGCGCGTCAGATGTTTGAGAAATTCAGCCGAGTCATCGTCCAGCCACTGCGCGTCTTCTAAAACTAAAATCACCGGCTGAAGCTGGCTTTCGGCCAGGAGCAAATTTTTAAGGGCGGCCAGAGTATTTTCAAAGCGTAATGGCGGCTCCAACTGCTCATAGAGAGAGTCAGGCCAGGGCAAGTCTACCAAAGCAGCCAGGAAAGGCCGGGCGCGGACCAATTCAGTTTGCCACGCCGAGTTTGGGAGGCGGCTGCACAGGGTCTCCAATTTTTGGGTAAAAGCCGCCCGATTTTTGCTTTCGGCGGCAGGTTGACCGGCGGCTGAAGTTTGGTCAAAGTAAATGCGCAGAAAATAGCGCCAGGGATGCAGCGATTGCCGCCGCACTTCGTTTGCGGGACAGTGAAACCAGGCCGGAGCGTCACCGTTACGATACGTTTCGCAATGCTGCTTAAACTCATACAAAAGGCGACTTTTGCCAATCCCCGCCTCGCCATAAATCGTGATTACCCCGGCAAATTGTCTTTCAAAAATAGGCTGGATAAACTCACCCAATTGCGTCAATTCACGTTGACGGCCAACCAGACTGCCTAAAAAAAAAACTGGCGCGCCCGCCTTGCGTCCCCGGAAGACATACACCGGCTGCTTTTCATTGAAACCCTTGAAGGCAAAAAGGCCGGCTGAGTCCACTGCAAAGCAAGTTCCCCCTTGCCGGGTCGGGGCGCGAGACTGCCGGGCGGCCGCTTCGTCCAGCCACACCTCGCCCCAGGCGGCAGCAACCATTTGCCGGGCCGCCTGATTAACCCGCAAACCATAGCAGGTGTACTCCTCCCGTAAAGTTGAGCCAACAAAACCGGCATAAGCCATAGCGTAAGTCAAGCCAACCCGGCAGGGAATGGCGGGCGTAGCTTGTCGGAGGTCCAAAATAAAATTGAGCGCCCGTTCAACGTTGTTTTCAAAACTTATTGGCGCTCCCCAAAACAGCAACAAGGTATAGCCTGCATCCTGCCCGCCAATCCGGGCAATTCGGGCCAGATGGCCGCCGTACTCCCGGAGCAGGCGCAAACAGAGTTTTATAAATTCGGGTAGAGGATTACCGGCGGCAAGGGCTTGCAGATTGATAAACATGGTGACAACCTGGCGAAACTCCCCCTGCATGGTCAATTGATGAAGGGCAGGCGCAAAAAAGGCAGTTTGCTCAAGCCCGGGTGAGGGTAATTTTACCGGCTGGGGCAGGGGTAATTCACCCTGAATTTCTTTGACCCGCAAGTAACCGGCGACGGGTTCAGCCACTACATAATCGCGCAAAATCGCATAAACCGTTTGGCTCAAAGCCATCTGCCCCCCCTCGATGATCTGTTCGCCCTCGATACAGCGATCAATGGCCTGGCCACAAAAATAGTAGATATGTTGGTCTGCCTCAACCTGAGAAGCTTCGGCTGGGAAAATTCCCCATTGCACCTGACCGTCGGCCAGGCTGGCTTTGACGGTGAAAGTGAAAGCGCCGTAACGGGTATCATAACCGGGATGAGCCGTGTTGTGCTGGCTGATTTGCCAGGCGGCGGCCAGGGCGCGTTGGTAGGTTAATATTTGCCGGCCTGGAAACAGGGCGGTAAAACCATCGCCGCTGAAATTAGCCACAAAACCGCCTTGGGCGTAAACGGCTTGGATGAACGGCTCAAAAACAGCCCGCAGCACCCCGGCCAAAACTTCGGCTCCTTCCTGGCCGTGTTGCTGCAAAGCGGCCGTGATCTGGGTAAAGCCGGAGGTATCTATAAACAGGCTGACGGCCGAAAAATGTCCCGCAAATTTGTGCCTGGCAAAATTTTTGAGGATGAAATGAGGAACAAGGTTACGCATGATGTGCCCGCTCCAGGGCGGCGATAGCATGGGTGACTTGCTCCATACCTAATTGATGACCAATCTCCTGGAACAAGGTCAAGGCTTCCTGATACAAGCGTTTCGCCTCATTATATTCCGCCAAAGCTTTGAATATATCCCCCAAGTTCTGGCAGCAAAAAGCAATGCCCCGGCGGTCGTCTATCTCATGGTAAATGGCCAGGCTTTCCAGAAAAAGGTCTCTGGCAGCGGCGTAATCTCCCAAAGCCTCGGCTACCCGGCCCAGGTAGGCCAAGGAGTACGTCATGCCCCACCGGTCGCCAATTTCTCGTTTGAGGGCCAGGGCTTCCTGGCATAATGTTTGCGCCGAGCCATATTCCCCTTGCAGCGAAGCAATCTGGCCGAGAAGGTTTAGGGCAATACTGGCCCCAAACCGATCATCC is drawn from Anaerolineae bacterium and contains these coding sequences:
- a CDS encoding tetratricopeptide repeat protein — encoded protein: MRNLVPHFILKNFARHKFAGHFSAVSLFIDTSGFTQITAALQQHGQEGAEVLAGVLRAVFEPFIQAVYAQGGFVANFSGDGFTALFPGRQILTYQRALAAAWQISQHNTAHPGYDTRYGAFTFTVKASLADGQVQWGIFPAEASQVEADQHIYYFCGQAIDRCIEGEQIIEGGQMALSQTVYAILRDYVVAEPVAGYLRVKEIQGELPLPQPVKLPSPGLEQTAFFAPALHQLTMQGEFRQVVTMFINLQALAAGNPLPEFIKLCLRLLREYGGHLARIARIGGQDAGYTLLLFWGAPISFENNVERALNFILDLRQATPAIPCRVGLTYAMAYAGFVGSTLREEYTCYGLRVNQAARQMVAAAWGEVWLDEAAARQSRAPTRQGGTCFAVDSAGLFAFKGFNEKQPVYVFRGRKAGAPVFFLGSLVGRQRELTQLGEFIQPIFERQFAGVITIYGEAGIGKSRLLYEFKQHCETYRNGDAPAWFHCPANEVRRQSLHPWRYFLRIYFDQTSAAGQPAAESKNRAAFTQKLETLCSRLPNSAWQTELVRARPFLAALVDLPWPDSLYEQLEPPLRFENTLAALKNLLLAESQLQPVILVLEDAQWLDDDSAEFLKHLTRNVATSPLAVLLASRVPLPPDLLDPATPCHVLRLESLATVEIQALAEAQLSAQVGSLLVELLASRTGGNPFFVEQLLHYLVEQGLLSQDETGLIPTETNGRLPADVRAVLIARLDGLSPAAREVVQTAAVLGREFDLPLLARMMFNDPQLEARVQEVARAVIWLALTETRYLFTHALMRDAVYDMQLRANLRALHRLAGESIKKLYADDVAPYYADLVYHYGQAGEIEQERSYAKLAGEQAATRYANAEAIAYLSRALDLTPPTDYEERYALLMAREKVYDLQGQREARRENLALLAEVVAALPDAQKQAQVAVYRSRYARSVGDYSGATAFAQTVLDLSRKLGDRLLKSQGLQNLGLVARHQGDYVQARAYFEQALHLYQELGDRPGEAAALGNLGGICNLQGDFTGAQTYHQQGLRLARELNYRQGEGLSLNSLGNICGKQGDYAQAQHYYEQALRIFHQIGYRAGEGLALQNLGNISLLQGDYAAASTYLEQSLAIRCELGDQASVGQVLISLAGVSYKQGDYALARTYFEQALQISRKIGDLAGEAAALHNLGLMAMDQGEFAQARVYFEQTLSIYQAGGNRHGQAIVLKNLENVRQWESENPDPDNSHCP